In Halobaculum limi, one DNA window encodes the following:
- a CDS encoding DUF7545 family protein, with product MVGTETYTVTGPEGDSDEVDLPEGLVDMLAEQGESPSQVISDVVLQAFAQQAHAIAHHSQGETPQDVLDINEKAEELFEERFGQSLSDAMGHSH from the coding sequence ATGGTCGGAACTGAAACCTACACCGTCACCGGACCCGAAGGCGACAGCGACGAGGTCGACCTCCCCGAAGGACTCGTCGATATGCTGGCCGAACAGGGCGAAAGTCCCAGCCAGGTCATCAGCGACGTCGTCCTGCAGGCGTTCGCACAGCAGGCACACGCCATCGCCCACCACTCGCAGGGCGAGACGCCGCAGGACGTCCTCGACATCAACGAGAAGGCCGAGGAACTGTTCGAGGAGCGCTTCGGACAGAGCCTGAGCGACGCGATGGGCCACTCGCACTAA
- a CDS encoding NAD(P)/FAD-dependent oxidoreductase, with the protein MTDSPDVVEHRKLIIAGTGSAGLTAAIYAARSNNDPLVFEGDEPGGQLTLTSEVENFPGFPEGINGAEFINNAKEQAKRFGAEVKNGIVASVDDSERPFRVELTNGDVYTADAVIAASGASARTLGIPGEDELMGYGLSTCATCDGAFFRGEDMLVVGGGDAAMEEASFLTKFADTVYLAHRREEFRAEDYWIDRVMEHVEEGNIEILKNTEVTELHGTREDGVESATLVRHPEGYPTEKLDDPETEEWEFPVGAVFFAIGHTPNTEYLADTGVELDDEGYIKTVGGDGAGQTETAVPGLFGAGDVVDYHYQQAVTAAGMGCKAAIDADDYLEEQQRAEAKAGETAAADD; encoded by the coding sequence ATGACCGATTCTCCCGACGTCGTCGAACATCGGAAGCTGATCATCGCTGGAACCGGCTCTGCGGGGCTGACGGCCGCCATCTACGCCGCTCGCTCGAACAACGATCCGCTCGTGTTCGAGGGCGACGAACCCGGCGGACAGCTCACGCTCACCTCCGAGGTAGAGAACTTCCCGGGGTTCCCCGAGGGCATCAACGGCGCGGAGTTCATCAACAACGCCAAAGAGCAGGCCAAACGCTTCGGCGCCGAGGTGAAAAACGGCATCGTCGCCTCCGTCGACGACTCCGAGCGGCCGTTCCGCGTCGAACTCACCAACGGCGACGTGTACACCGCCGACGCTGTCATCGCCGCCTCCGGTGCGAGCGCACGCACGCTCGGCATCCCCGGCGAAGACGAGTTGATGGGCTACGGCCTGTCGACGTGTGCGACGTGTGACGGCGCGTTCTTCCGCGGCGAGGATATGCTCGTCGTCGGCGGTGGCGACGCGGCGATGGAGGAGGCGAGTTTCCTCACGAAGTTCGCCGACACGGTGTATCTGGCCCACCGGCGCGAGGAGTTTCGCGCCGAGGACTACTGGATCGACCGCGTGATGGAACACGTCGAGGAGGGCAACATCGAGATTCTGAAGAACACCGAGGTCACCGAACTCCACGGCACCCGCGAGGACGGCGTCGAGTCTGCGACGCTCGTGCGCCATCCCGAGGGCTACCCGACGGAGAAACTCGACGACCCCGAGACGGAGGAGTGGGAGTTCCCCGTCGGAGCGGTGTTCTTCGCCATCGGCCACACGCCCAATACGGAGTATCTCGCCGACACGGGCGTCGAACTCGACGACGAGGGGTACATCAAGACGGTTGGCGGCGACGGCGCGGGACAGACGGAGACGGCGGTTCCCGGCCTGTTCGGCGCGGGCGACGTGGTTGACTACCACTACCAGCAGGCCGTCACCGCCGCGGGGATGGGCTGTAAGGCCGCTATCGACGCCGATGACTACCTCGAAGAGCAGCAGCGTGCGGAGGCGAAGGCGGGGGAGACGGCCGCCGCAGACGACTGA
- a CDS encoding ZIP family metal transporter — protein sequence MTDLGAYVFVFVAGLITALATGLGAIPFFLVDEISDRWNVVLWGLASGIMLGASLFGLVGEGLAYGTPVELGIGVLAGVVLVVVAHEVIEGAEVSPKKYEEADMKKLLLILGVLTVHSFPEGVAVGVSFAELGFSTPGGLVIFGTAVPLLAVFMTVAISIHNVPEGVAVSIPLRNMNVAPSRMVWWAVFSSLPQPLGAVIAFYFVTIAQQFLPIGFGFAAGAMVYLVLTEFIPEALELGEDLAGDGKRELVAGMATGAGAMIPLLSVTSI from the coding sequence ATGACCGACCTCGGCGCGTACGTGTTCGTGTTCGTCGCGGGCCTGATCACCGCGCTGGCGACGGGGTTGGGCGCGATTCCGTTCTTCCTCGTCGACGAGATCAGCGACCGCTGGAACGTCGTCTTGTGGGGCCTCGCCTCCGGGATTATGCTCGGCGCGTCGCTGTTCGGCCTCGTCGGTGAGGGACTGGCGTACGGCACGCCCGTCGAGTTGGGCATCGGCGTCCTCGCGGGCGTCGTCCTCGTCGTCGTCGCCCACGAAGTGATCGAGGGTGCGGAGGTGAGTCCGAAGAAGTACGAGGAGGCGGATATGAAGAAACTCCTCCTCATCCTCGGAGTCCTCACCGTCCACAGTTTCCCCGAAGGGGTCGCCGTCGGCGTCTCCTTCGCAGAACTCGGGTTCTCGACGCCCGGCGGCCTCGTCATATTCGGGACCGCAGTTCCCCTGCTGGCGGTGTTCATGACCGTCGCCATCTCTATCCACAACGTCCCCGAGGGCGTCGCCGTCTCCATCCCCCTGCGGAATATGAACGTCGCGCCTTCGCGGATGGTGTGGTGGGCGGTGTTCTCCAGTCTCCCCCAACCGCTGGGGGCGGTCATCGCGTTCTACTTCGTCACCATCGCCCAGCAGTTCCTCCCCATCGGCTTCGGGTTCGCCGCGGGCGCGATGGTCTACCTCGTCCTCACGGAGTTCATCCCGGAGGCGCTAGAACTGGGCGAAGACCTCGCAGGCGACGGCAAACGCGAACTCGTCGCGGGGATGGCGACTGGCGCTGGCGCGATGATTCCACTGCTGTCGGTCACTTCGATATAG
- a CDS encoding uracil-xanthine permease family protein, whose translation MPGSPDEAVGDEEDRPDDELRTDGSGDDSLITYGVEDRPPFLQSLGLGLQHYLTMVGANIAVPLILAGAMGMPGQFIPRFVGTFFVVSGIATLAQTTLGNRYPIVQGAPFSMLAPALAIIGVVAANPPGGGVEAWRAALLQLQGAIIVAALFEVAVGYLGLVGRLRRYFSPVVIAPVITLIGLTLFSAPQVASATQNWPLLLFTFGLIAVFSQLLGGRSRAFKLFPVLLGIVVAYGVALALSAAGVYAPGTAGYVDIGPVFDAPLAVAIYPFQWGVPQVTTSFVVGMAAGVVASIVESLGDYHAVARLSGTGAPSERRITHGIGMEGLANVFAGVMGAGGSTSYSENIGAIGLTGVASRYVVQVGAGAMILFGFFGPFGAFVASIPAPVVGGLYVAMFGQIVGVGLANLKYVDLDSQRNLFVLGVSLFAGLFVPEYFSNVAAAAPDGMGGATFFAQSMAAVPVFGPVLGAEVVANTVFVVGSTGISVGGIVAFAFDNLIPGTDEERGIADWARTAEADEDFLSAYDRFVRDGDRAD comes from the coding sequence ATGCCAGGATCACCGGACGAGGCCGTCGGCGACGAGGAGGACCGTCCTGACGACGAACTCCGCACCGACGGATCGGGCGACGACTCGCTCATCACCTACGGCGTCGAGGACCGCCCGCCGTTCCTCCAGTCGCTCGGACTCGGACTGCAACACTACCTGACGATGGTCGGCGCGAACATCGCGGTGCCGCTCATCCTCGCTGGCGCGATGGGGATGCCCGGGCAGTTCATCCCGCGGTTCGTGGGGACGTTCTTCGTCGTCTCCGGTATCGCGACGCTAGCGCAGACGACGCTCGGGAATCGCTACCCAATCGTCCAGGGTGCGCCGTTCTCGATGCTCGCGCCGGCGCTCGCCATCATCGGCGTCGTCGCCGCGAACCCGCCCGGCGGAGGTGTGGAGGCGTGGCGGGCCGCCCTGTTGCAGTTGCAAGGGGCCATCATCGTCGCCGCGCTGTTCGAGGTCGCGGTCGGGTATCTCGGCCTCGTCGGTCGCCTCCGCCGCTACTTCTCGCCGGTCGTCATCGCGCCGGTCATCACGCTCATCGGCCTGACGCTGTTCTCCGCGCCGCAGGTGGCGAGTGCGACGCAGAACTGGCCGCTGTTGCTGTTCACGTTCGGCCTCATCGCCGTCTTCTCGCAGCTCCTCGGCGGTCGCTCGCGGGCGTTCAAACTGTTCCCCGTCCTCCTCGGCATCGTCGTCGCCTACGGCGTCGCGTTGGCGCTGTCGGCGGCGGGCGTGTACGCTCCCGGCACGGCCGGATACGTCGACATCGGCCCGGTGTTCGACGCGCCGCTTGCGGTCGCCATCTACCCGTTCCAGTGGGGCGTCCCACAGGTGACGACGAGTTTCGTCGTCGGGATGGCAGCGGGCGTCGTCGCCTCCATCGTCGAGTCGCTAGGCGACTACCACGCCGTCGCTCGCCTCTCCGGGACGGGCGCACCCTCCGAGCGCCGCATCACCCACGGCATCGGGATGGAGGGGCTCGCTAACGTCTTCGCGGGCGTGATGGGTGCGGGCGGGTCGACCTCCTACTCCGAGAACATCGGCGCTATCGGCCTCACGGGGGTCGCCTCACGGTACGTCGTGCAGGTGGGCGCCGGCGCGATGATCCTGTTCGGCTTCTTCGGGCCGTTCGGCGCGTTCGTCGCCAGCATCCCCGCGCCGGTCGTCGGCGGCCTCTACGTCGCGATGTTCGGCCAAATCGTCGGTGTCGGCCTCGCGAACCTGAAGTACGTCGACCTCGACTCCCAGCGTAACCTGTTCGTCCTCGGCGTCTCGCTGTTCGCGGGGCTGTTCGTCCCCGAGTACTTCAGCAACGTCGCCGCGGCGGCCCCCGACGGGATGGGCGGGGCGACGTTCTTCGCACAGAGTATGGCCGCTGTGCCCGTGTTCGGGCCGGTACTCGGTGCGGAAGTCGTCGCCAACACCGTCTTCGTCGTCGGGTCGACCGGCATCAGCGTCGGCGGCATCGTCGCGTTCGCGTTCGACAACCTGATCCCCGGGACCGACGAGGAACGCGGCATCGCAGATTGGGCGCGGACCGCCGAAGCCGACGAGGACTTCCTGTCCGCGTACGATCGCTTCGTCCGCGACGGCGACCGCGCCGACTGA
- a CDS encoding M24 family metallopeptidase codes for MTDDDPYARRLDALRDRLREGDADAVVLFPSTNLRYLTGYSEHPGERHFLLFVTADADPVFLVPELSGEQVRAEAAVDDVRTWGDDEDPVAAVEAVVDDLGLADGSPHVLVDDTMHARFTHDLRAVLPDATFSLASEALAPLRVRKDDAEIAALRHAGEAADAVVRDLREWGGEVVGMTETDLARHIEDRLEAHGGTGVSFDTIVGSGPNGAMPHHTHGDRTIEAGDPVVLDFGTRVDDYPSDQTRTLVFGDESPPEGFREVHRTVREAQEAAVDAVEPGVTVGDVDAAARDVITESGYGEEFIHRTGHGVGLDVHEEPYIVADGDRELEAGMVFSVEPGVYLPDEFGVRIEDLVVVTDDGCVRLNRTDRGWQTN; via the coding sequence ATGACCGACGACGACCCGTACGCGCGTCGCCTCGACGCCCTCCGCGACCGACTCCGCGAGGGCGACGCCGACGCAGTGGTGCTGTTCCCGAGCACGAACCTCCGGTATCTCACCGGCTACAGCGAACACCCCGGCGAGCGCCACTTCCTGTTGTTCGTCACCGCCGACGCCGACCCGGTGTTTCTCGTCCCAGAACTCTCCGGCGAGCAGGTCCGCGCCGAGGCCGCCGTCGACGACGTGCGGACGTGGGGCGACGACGAGGACCCCGTGGCCGCCGTCGAGGCAGTCGTCGACGACCTGGGCCTCGCAGATGGCTCCCCGCACGTCCTCGTCGACGACACGATGCACGCGCGATTCACACACGACCTCCGCGCGGTCCTGCCAGACGCGACGTTCAGCCTCGCCAGCGAGGCGCTCGCACCGCTTCGGGTCCGGAAAGACGACGCCGAAATCGCCGCACTTCGACACGCGGGCGAGGCCGCGGACGCCGTCGTGCGTGACCTGCGCGAGTGGGGTGGGGAGGTCGTCGGGATGACCGAGACGGACCTCGCCCGGCACATCGAAGACCGGTTGGAAGCACACGGCGGGACGGGCGTCTCGTTCGACACCATCGTCGGATCCGGCCCGAACGGCGCGATGCCGCACCACACCCACGGCGACCGCACCATCGAGGCGGGCGACCCCGTCGTTCTCGACTTCGGGACGCGCGTCGACGACTACCCCTCCGACCAGACGCGGACGCTCGTGTTCGGCGACGAGAGCCCACCCGAGGGCTTCCGTGAGGTTCACCGCACCGTCCGCGAGGCACAGGAGGCCGCCGTCGACGCCGTCGAACCCGGCGTCACCGTCGGCGACGTCGATGCCGCCGCCCGTGACGTCATCACCGAGTCAGGGTACGGCGAGGAGTTCATCCACCGAACCGGCCACGGTGTCGGCCTCGACGTCCACGAGGAACCGTACATCGTCGCCGACGGCGACCGCGAACTGGAGGCGGGGATGGTGTTCAGCGTCGAACCCGGCGTCTACCTCCCTGACGAGTTCGGCGTCCGCATCGAGGATCTGGTCGTCGTCACCGACGACGGCTGTGTCCGCCTCAACCGCACCGACCGTGGGTGGCAGACGAACTAA
- a CDS encoding carbohydrate kinase family protein: MTRLVVGECIVDLHPEAAAAGETGDADAYVRRPGGAPANVAVGMARLGDAPLLWTRLGDDGFGDFLAATLREEGIPERFVERDADAPTGLAVVALDADGDRSFSLYLDGTASTRLDANSVDDATLTNLDWLHVGGVELAHDPSRSAVFDLLDRAPDDVTVSFDPNARPSLWREFDYSETLARALPDVDVLVASAEDLDPAGYEGSAEALASAITAEGPHTALITRGAAGAYARSTGDAPWGAGRAEHAGFEAEVVDTTGAGDAFTAGAITALDEGADLASALRFANAVGARATTAQGAMSALPTRAAVEAFLDG; this comes from the coding sequence ATGACGCGGCTCGTCGTCGGCGAGTGCATCGTCGACCTCCACCCCGAAGCGGCCGCCGCCGGGGAGACGGGTGACGCCGACGCGTACGTACGCCGCCCGGGCGGTGCGCCCGCGAACGTCGCCGTCGGGATGGCCCGCCTCGGCGACGCACCGCTCCTGTGGACGCGACTCGGCGACGACGGCTTCGGCGACTTCCTCGCGGCGACGCTCCGTGAGGAGGGGATTCCCGAGCGATTCGTCGAACGCGACGCCGACGCGCCGACCGGTCTCGCGGTCGTCGCCCTCGACGCCGACGGCGACCGCTCCTTCTCGCTGTACCTCGACGGCACCGCAAGCACCCGTCTCGACGCGAATAGCGTCGACGACGCGACGCTCACGAATCTGGACTGGCTTCACGTCGGCGGCGTCGAACTCGCGCACGACCCGTCGCGGTCGGCGGTGTTCGACCTCCTCGACCGTGCGCCCGACGACGTGACCGTCTCGTTCGACCCGAACGCGCGTCCCTCTCTGTGGCGCGAGTTCGACTACAGCGAGACGTTGGCGCGGGCGCTCCCCGACGTGGACGTCCTCGTCGCGTCGGCGGAAGACCTCGACCCAGCCGGATACGAGGGATCCGCCGAGGCGCTCGCGTCGGCCATCACCGCGGAGGGACCCCACACCGCGCTGATCACGCGGGGCGCGGCGGGCGCGTACGCCCGGTCGACCGGCGACGCGCCGTGGGGCGCGGGCCGGGCCGAACACGCCGGGTTCGAGGCCGAGGTGGTCGACACGACCGGCGCGGGCGACGCCTTCACCGCCGGTGCGATCACCGCGCTCGACGAGGGCGCAGACCTCGCGTCCGCGCTCCGATTTGCGAACGCCGTCGGGGCGCGGGCGACCACCGCACAGGGAGCGATGTCGGCGCTACCGACGCGGGCGGCGGTCGAGGCGTTCCTCGACGGGTAG